A DNA window from Paralichthys olivaceus isolate ysfri-2021 chromosome 3, ASM2471397v2, whole genome shotgun sequence contains the following coding sequences:
- the sgcb gene encoding beta-sarcoglycan, translating to MASEQESSNGPVKKSMREKAIERRNINKEHNSNFKAGYVPIEEERLHKTGLRGRKGNMAICIIVLLFLLALINLIITLVIWTVIRIGPNGCDSMEFHESGLLRFKQKADMGIIHPLHKSTVGGRKDQDLVIVGNNNPVVFQQGTSRLSVEKEKTSVVSDVGISFTDPRTQNTFFSTDFENHEFHLPKGVKVLSVKKASTERITSSATSDLNIKGDSKAIIRGNEGVNIMGRTVEFKMGGGIELRAENSIVLNGSVMFNATRIPNSAGDVYFDEGMERYKLCMCADGTLFRVQVKYPNMGCQTSDNPCRKAH from the exons GAGAGTTCCAATGGGCCGGTGAAGAAGTCCATGCGAGAAAAGGCCATAGAAAGACGTAACATCAACAAGGAACACAACAGTAACTTTAAAGCTGGCTATGTACCCATAGAAGAGGAGCGTCTCCATAAGACAGGACTGAGAGGACGTAAGGGAAACATGGCCATTTGCAtcatcgtcctcctcttcctcctcgcctTAATTAACCTCATT ATCACACTAGTTATATGGACTGTGATCCGTATTGGTCCGAATGGCTGCGACAGTATGGAGTTCCATGAGTCTGGCCTGCTGCGCTTTAAACAGAAAGCGGACATGGGCATCATTCATCCACTGCACAAGAGCACAGTAGGAGGCCGTAAGGACCAGGACCTGGTCATTGTCGGCAACAATAACCCG GTTGTGTTCCAGCAAGGCACTTCTAGGCTCAGTGTAGAAAAGGAAAAGACTTCGGTCGTCAGTGATGTCGGCATATCATTCACAGACCCCCGCACACAGAACACGTTCTTCAGTACGGACTTTGAAAACCATGAGTTCCATTTGCCCAAAGGGGTCAAAGTCCTCAGCGTTAAAAAGGCGTCCACAGAAAGG ATCACCAGCAGTGCGACATCTGACCTGAACATTAAAGGGGACAGCAAGGCTATTATCCGTGGTAATGAGGGGGTCAACATCATGGGCCGTACCGTAGAGTTCAAAATGGGTGGAGGCATCGAGCTCAGAGCT GAAAACAGCATCGTCCTCAATGGATCAGTCATGTTCAATGCCACACGCATCCCTAACTCAGCAGGAGATGTGTATTTCGATGAGGGGATGGAGAGGTAcaagctgtgcatgtgtgctgacGGGACTCTGTTCCGTGTGCAGGTGAAGTATCCCAACATGGGGTGCCAGACGTCAGATAACCCTTGTAGAAAAGCTCACTAG